In the genome of Rhizobium binae, the window CAAACATATGCCACTGAAGGCAAGGACCACGACTGGTGGGTCAGCCCCTACCATTTCGGGATCGACCAGGGCCCGGTCGTCCTGATGATCGAGAACTACCGAACCGGCCTGTTGTGGAACATCATGCGTCGGTGCGAACCGGTGGTTGTCGGATTAAAACGAGCGGGGTTTTCCGGTGGCTGGCTATGACCGGTTTCGAAAGCTCGCCTTGCCCATGAAACGCCTGTTCTAAATTAAAGAGTCAGAGCATGATGTCGTCCGAAAACCGCTCGCACTTTTGGCATCATGCTAGGGACCTGGAGATTCATGCTTATGCTGATCGATCCACGCCCACGAGCCGTCCCGGCCATATTCGAGGACGGCATCATAGCCAGCGCGCGGCGCTCCCGGTTCAGCGAAATTGACACATCCGATCCCTCGTTTCGCCAGAAAGTTGAGGATATCCGCCAGGCGTTCTTGGCCGAAGCCGGCATCGGCCTTCTCGAGAAGAATATAACGTGGGGCCGCGACGATAGCGCTTGCAAGAGCAACAATTCGTTGTTCGCGTGACGACAGCAGGGAGGACCAATCCTGTTCGGCGTCCAGGTCGCCGAGCGTCAAAGGCCGTTCCAGGCCGAGTTGTCTCAACAGCTCAAGGAGCCGCTCATCCGTTTCCTCCGCCGCGGGCTCTTGAGAGGACAGGATCTGGCGCAGGGTTCCCGGACCGCAATAGGCGCGCTGGCCGACGAAACCTAGATTTTGGCCGGGCGGCATGACGATGCGCCCGCTCCCGGCGGTGCCAAGTCCTGCAGTCGCCCGGTACAACGCGGTGCTCGCGCTATCGCCGTCCCCCACGACGATCAGGCTGGTGCCGGCCGCCAGCTTGACGGTCAGGTCCTTCAGCAGGATATCGCCTGTCGGCGATGTCAGGGTCAGGTTCTGATAGCGGAAATCTCCGCCGGACTCGATGCATTCGACGCCCGTATCCGTCGCCTTGCTGGCTTCTTCGACCGCGTCCAGAAAGGAACTGATGCGCCCCACGACGGTCGCGAAATTCGAGATCGAGCTGAATTGCGCGACGATGAACGAGAACGCGCCGACGAGCATCGCAAATGCCGCCGCCGACTGGGTGATGACGCCGAATTCCATATCGCCGCGCATGAAAGCCGGCGCGATGAGAACCACCGGTATGATCTGGATCATCCAGTTGTAGCCAGTGGTGAAGAAGCCGACGTTGCGATTGACACTGATGATGCGCCTGAAATTCGCGGCGAGTTCGTCGAACTGTCCTAACAGCCGAATTGCATGACGTTGCTGCGAGCGTTCGACCATTATCGATTCGGCATTTTCCCGGACACGGATAAGTGCCGATCGAAAGCCCGCTTCGCAATCAATCTGGTTATAGTTCAGCTTGATGAGAGGCCGTCCAAGCAGGATCGTCATAAACGAACCGCAGGCTGCGTAGATAACGGCCGTGAAGAAGAGAAGCGGGCTGATCAGCCACAAGACGCTCGAAAAGGTGAAAACTGTCAACAGGCTGCTCAAGAGCATGAGCAGGAAAGACAGGGTCGTGGTGGTGAAGGCCTTGATATCCTCGGCAATCCGCTGATCGGGATAAGAAAGTCTGCCCTGTATGCCAAGCCGGTAGAAAGTCCCGCCGGTCATATAAACCCCGACTGCGCGGCGGGTCAGGTATTCGCGCCAAAGCAGCGCCAGTCGTTCCTCGGCGAAGCGGGCCACCACCGACACGATTGTCGAAACGGCAAATGCGCTGGTGTAGAGGATTGCCTGGCGAACAAATTCGGTCGTCTGCCTCTCGGCAATCGAAGTCATGAAATGCCGGCCGACGAAGCTGTTGACGACGTTGAGGGCACTGATGCCGCTGAAGAGGGCGATCAGGGCAACGAGAAGAAACCAAGCGCGTCTTCGGACATCGGATATCAGGAACAGTCTAACTGCGCGGACGAACCGTATTGCGGTCACCTTTAGCGGGATCTGCTGCTGACTCATCTTCATCCCTCCCCCCTCGTCTCTGCCCAAGATCACAGCCGGAAACATACTATGGGAAGAACAGACTCAGGGAGTTTTGAAGCGCATCAACCTGCTGCAACCGCCATAATCGTCACCGGCATGTCATCGCCCTTTACGCGAGAATGGGAGAAGCGGATCCGACTTCCAGTTTGGGCAGGCCTTTACGACTGCTGTTGAGGACTTCGGTCGAGACGCTTATACGCCTCACCCGTCTGGCTCGTCTCAGGTCAACTCGAAACCTTGCCTGCCCGAGATTTCTTCAACCCAAATTCCAAAGAAGATGGGCTCATGTGCCTTTGCGATCGTCCCCTCTTCCGGGATGATGGCGCCAGGCTCCCACCATCCACTCTTCCTCTGCAGAAGGCTCCAGGCGTGCTGCCGTTCACCGGTAAAGCCGTCCTTGTCCGGAAATTCTTCAAAGCGTCCCGAGGCGATCACCGACTGCCAGGCGCTACGCGATGCACTTTCTTGGACCAACACGCAAACCTGGGGATTTGCCCTCATCCAAGCGATTTTCTTTCCCTCGAGGGAGAAGGCATAGATCTTTCGCTCCTCACAGGCCAAGGACATCGGCACGAGATATGGCTTATCCTCGTGGCTACATGCCAGGATCCCTGTTTTCGCGTGGTGAAGTACGTGGAAGCAATCATCCGCGCTCATTTCCCGAATGGTCACGCTCATCATCACCTCCTTGAGACAAAGGCAATATTGACATGGTTATTCGTCAGAGGACTTGCGATAGCTCAATCTTTCAATGTTTCCTGCAACGCGATCTCTGTTTCATTTCAGATGGCCTTGAGCGCTGACCGCAGCAGGTCCGCCAGACCAGATGGTCAAACCCTCGAAGAGTCCATGACCGGCGAAAGCAAATTCTCAGGCCCGGAACCTTTGATCTCCCGCAATGTCCTTTGACTGCGCAGGGTCTATGATGAGCCGACTTTTTCCATAGCAGGGCAACTGTTGTGAGCGATTTCACCGTGGCGCCAGCGCAGGAATCAGATTGGCCGGACCTTGAACGATTCCTGCACGTCGGAGGCGTGATGCCGCCACCGGCTATCTGGCAAGACCTAAAGCAGCTAACCGCCGAATTTTCTGCTGCTCGAAAGCATCGGCACCTGAACCAAATGCTCATTGCCGTCGACAGGCTGGGCATGATCCGAGGCTTTTGCCTTATCCAATGCGCCCAGCGATGGCCGTATCGCGAAGTCCTTGATGTACCGGTTCTTATCGCTGATGAAGGCGCAAACCAGAATGCAATCTGCCGTGCTCTATATGATTACACAACCGAGGTAGCACGAAACAATGCCATTCGTACTGTGCATTTTCACCGATTGGCAAAGGACTGTTGGTGGTCCGCTTCGCAAAGCCAAGCGGCTTCGAAAGGCTGCGTGATCGTGCCAATCGACGATTCTGCCTGTCCGATGGATGGCAAGAACCCGGAATTCCCTCTTGGCCCTCCGACCAAGGCGCCCTAAGAGAACTCGCCCTGCTCGAAGTTGCAGAAGGATTGTATGCGGAGGTCGCTCGCTTCCCGCCGAAGTCCGACGTCGGATATTTCGCGATGCAGCCGAGCAAACGGCCGACTTCAATGGGCCATGAATATCGGCATTTTGCTTTCTTCGAGCATGTTGCGCGTCACACCGCCAAAGATCGTTTGCTGCCAACGCGGATGATTATAGGCACCCATGACCATGAGGTCGGCGGATACGTCTATGGCATGCTGTCGCAAGATCTCATCTGCCGGCCGTCCGCCGCTGGCAATTCGGTCTACCTGGACCTTGACTCCGTGACGGGCGAGATAGGCGGCAATGTCGGCTCCCGGCTCCTCGCCATTCGCGCCCATCCTTGCGACGGGATCCACCATGGTCACATAGACGGTGTCGGCTTGCTTGAGCAGATCGAGCGACTGGCGAGCGGCACGGGAGGCTTCGTCACTTGAATCCCACGCCAGAAGTATCGAACCGGGAGATGAATTCATTGCCCGCCTTCCCCGGTTGATGAGGATCGGCGTCGGCGTTTGGAACAGAGCGCCACCGATGATGCGCTTGCGGAGCTCTTCGTCTCGGGCGGCTTCTCGCCCGATCAGGACGATGTCGGCGTAAAGCGCCCTTTCGGCGATATCCGCATCCGCATAAGCGAACTCTGAATAAACGTCCTGCACCTCGTAGGAAAGTCCGCTGCGCCCCAGGATTTCCTTGATTTCATCGGCCTTCTCGGAAAGCGCGTCGATTTCGCGTTGGCGCTCGTCGAGCCAGACGGAAGAAATGGTGTTATAATCCGCCATGATCGGCACCGCCCTCAATGCGATCACCAGCGCGTTCAGATGTGCGCCCTGCGCCCCACAGAAGTCGATCGCGCTTTTGAGATCCTCCTCACACTGATTGACGCTGAGGATGCTTAATACCGTCCTGATTGTCATGTCGGGATACCTCTCCGGTTTCAATGTTAGGATATTAGCCTTCCGGCCAGTGCATTCCTTGACCTTCGTCAAAGCGGTACGGATTTCCGGCTTACAGGCTGCTTGCTGACGCACGGGAGTGGCCACGGACATTCCCGTTTCAGAATTTCACCAAGCTGCGAGTTCGGTCACCGGATCCTGCTGTGTTCTCAAGATCGGCGGTGCGCGAACTGGGTTGGTATCCGCAAGATCCAGATACCGTTGAAAGAATGCAGGCCGGGACTGCCGATCGAGGCTGAAAGGGACGGCCAGCCACGTGAGCATCGTGTCAGCGCGCAGACAGGGATGCGAATCCCCCGCGATAAAGGGCGGCCTGCGCCAAAGCGAGATACTTCGTCGTCTTCTCCTCCCAGAGACCCGGCACCACTCGCACGCAATCCAGCAGATGAGAGTAGCTCATGCGCGCCCGCATGGCCGCCCGAAATGCCGTGTACAGAAATCGCAATTCGGGCAGGATGCGGTCGTCCAGCTTCTCCTCCATCATGAGGTAGAGCGTGTCGGCGATGTCAGGAGCGCCCAAGAAGCTGCATTCCATTCCGAGGAAGGCGATCTCGTCAAAAGGGTCGATCAGGCGAAGCCGTCGATCGAATTCAAGACAGTCGAATATGGCGAGGGGATCGCACAGACAGATGTGCTCGGGCCGCAGATCCCCATGCCCCTCGATGTAGCAGCCCTGCTTGATGCGTTGCTCGATTGGATCGCGTAACTGATGAAACGCATGGTCAAGGTCGTTCAACAGATTCCTGGCCGCCTGATGGTCAATATCGAACTCCTCGTGTCTCAAGACCTCTCTGTTGATTTCATTCTGACACTCCAGCAGCCGAAAATGATCGAGCGGGTCGAGGGAGATGGGCTCCGCCCTGCGGTAGAAGGCAGTGAGGCGTTCAGCTAGCCTGACCAAGTCATTTGCAGTGTGGGTGCCGCTCTTGATCAGCTGATCGAGCATGAATTTTTCAGGCAGACGGCGCATTTCCAGCAGCCACTCCTCCACTGTCCCCTCGCCGTCAATCGAAAGCATACCGTCCGGATGGCTGACGAGAGGAGTGACGCGGAGATAGACATCCGGTGCCAGCCGCCGATTGAGGCGCAATTCCTCCCTGCAATTCAACTCCCGCGCGGCGAGATCCGAAAAATCAATGAATGGGCTGACGATGGGTTTTTTAAACTTGTAGACACGGTCGCCGCATAGGAAAACCCAGGACATGTGGGTTTCCAGCGCCGTGATCGGAGCGCTCCCTTCCCCGTAGGCTTCCTGCCTGCTGAGGAAGCCTACCTTCTGATCCAAAGAAAGCACGTCGTTTTCTCCACGATCGATCGTCAGGCATATTTGCCCGTTCGCCGACCGACGCATTGACGTCCCTCAAATGCGCGATAACAGCGCTCCTTTTGACTTCGGTCATCGCGACCCCTCCCGGCTGGAGCTATCCTGCCTGCAACGGAGGAGTCTCTCATGAGCATGATGGCAAGAACGAACGCCGCGTTGGCCCGTCTTTTCCAGCGCCTGGACAGCCTGCCGAGACCCAGCGATCAGCAGCTATCGGATGTTTTTCAGGAATGGCTGGACCGGCGTCGGCAACTGATCGCTCCGACGCCTGAAGCGCTCATTGCGCCAGGTTCAACCGCTGCCATGCGCGCTTTCACCTTTCGGCGCGATGCCGTAACGCCGCAAGACTATGTGCTCACTTCGGATCCGGCACCGGCCGCGGCCCTCATCGGCGAGCTTCCGGCAGGCGGCCGCCTGGCAGCTGCAAAGAACCGTCGCGGCGCCGTGCGGCTGCGCCGACTGTTCGACATGGTCGGCCGGACAGGAGAGCCAATTCTCGCTGTATTCAGCACCAGATATCGACAAGCTCCATCCGCTTATGTGGAACTTCTGGTTGCTCCGCTTTCCAGCGATGGCAGAACGATCGATTCCTTTCTTGCCAGCGCCAGTATGCGTCGGCTTTCGTCCGCGGCGACCAAGGTTCTTCCGAACAGAGTACCGCCGAATGTGCTTCTCTTCGCGCTGAAAGGCAGCGGAAGTTTCGGCGAGCGTGTGGCGAGCGAACTGGGTCTGCCGCTCAGTCAGGTCGAGGAGCGCACCTTTGAAGACGGGGAAGAAAAGACCCGGCCGCTGGTGGAGGTTCGAGGGCGCGACGTCTGTGTCGTTTCGGGCCTGGCGCGGTCGGGCGATCAGAGCGTGCATGACCGACTCTGCAAGCTTCTGTTCTTCATAGCGACCCTGAAAACCAACGGTGCATCGCGTGTGACCGTCGCTGCACCCTATCTTGCCTATATGCGCAAGGACCGACAGACAAAACTTCGGGACCCCCTCACTGCAGCTTATGTCGCAAGGCTCTTCGAAGCGGTCGGGACGGACTGCCTGCTGACGATGGATACGCATAATCTCTCCGCCTTTCAGAACGCCTTCCGATGCCTCACTGTCCACCTCACGGCATACGAAGCGTTTGCTTCCCATTTCGCAAATCTGGCCGGTTCAGTTGAAGTGACGGTCGTCTCTCCCGATCTCGGGGGGGCAAAGCGCGCCGAAATGTTTCGGGAGGCGCTGGAAAAGTCGCTTCACCGGCCCGTCGGAATGGCCTTTATGGAAAAGCAGCGTAGCCAGGGCATAGTGAGTGGTGACCTG includes:
- a CDS encoding ABC transporter ATP-binding protein/permease, which gives rise to MSQQQIPLKVTAIRFVRAVRLFLISDVRRRAWFLLVALIALFSGISALNVVNSFVGRHFMTSIAERQTTEFVRQAILYTSAFAVSTIVSVVARFAEERLALLWREYLTRRAVGVYMTGGTFYRLGIQGRLSYPDQRIAEDIKAFTTTTLSFLLMLLSSLLTVFTFSSVLWLISPLLFFTAVIYAACGSFMTILLGRPLIKLNYNQIDCEAGFRSALIRVRENAESIMVERSQQRHAIRLLGQFDELAANFRRIISVNRNVGFFTTGYNWMIQIIPVVLIAPAFMRGDMEFGVITQSAAAFAMLVGAFSFIVAQFSSISNFATVVGRISSFLDAVEEASKATDTGVECIESGGDFRYQNLTLTSPTGDILLKDLTVKLAAGTSLIVVGDGDSASTALYRATAGLGTAGSGRIVMPPGQNLGFVGQRAYCGPGTLRQILSSQEPAAEETDERLLELLRQLGLERPLTLGDLDAEQDWSSLLSSREQRIVALASAIVAAPRYILLEKADAGFGQERLADILNFLAKRGIGCVNFAEPGAPRAGYDAVLEYGRDGSWAWIDQHKHESPGP
- a CDS encoding pyridoxamine 5'-phosphate oxidase family protein, whose amino-acid sequence is MSVTIREMSADDCFHVLHHAKTGILACSHEDKPYLVPMSLACEERKIYAFSLEGKKIAWMRANPQVCVLVQESASRSAWQSVIASGRFEEFPDKDGFTGERQHAWSLLQRKSGWWEPGAIIPEEGTIAKAHEPIFFGIWVEEISGRQGFELT
- a CDS encoding universal stress protein; amino-acid sequence: MTIRTVLSILSVNQCEEDLKSAIDFCGAQGAHLNALVIALRAVPIMADYNTISSVWLDERQREIDALSEKADEIKEILGRSGLSYEVQDVYSEFAYADADIAERALYADIVLIGREAARDEELRKRIIGGALFQTPTPILINRGRRAMNSSPGSILLAWDSSDEASRAARQSLDLLKQADTVYVTMVDPVARMGANGEEPGADIAAYLARHGVKVQVDRIASGGRPADEILRQHAIDVSADLMVMGAYNHPRWQQTIFGGVTRNMLEESKMPIFMAH
- a CDS encoding ribose-phosphate diphosphokinase, producing MSMMARTNAALARLFQRLDSLPRPSDQQLSDVFQEWLDRRRQLIAPTPEALIAPGSTAAMRAFTFRRDAVTPQDYVLTSDPAPAAALIGELPAGGRLAAAKNRRGAVRLRRLFDMVGRTGEPILAVFSTRYRQAPSAYVELLVAPLSSDGRTIDSFLASASMRRLSSAATKVLPNRVPPNVLLFALKGSGSFGERVASELGLPLSQVEERTFEDGEEKTRPLVEVRGRDVCVVSGLARSGDQSVHDRLCKLLFFIATLKTNGASRVTVAAPYLAYMRKDRQTKLRDPLTAAYVARLFEAVGTDCLLTMDTHNLSAFQNAFRCLTVHLTAYEAFASHFANLAGSVEVTVVSPDLGGAKRAEMFREALEKSLHRPVGMAFMEKQRSQGIVSGDLFAGEVRGRTAVIIDDIISSGTTMARAAQACADRGAAHIHLCASHALFSSDAAANLAAPFIDEILVSDTVEVAAPYRDDERLTIMPVAGLFAGAIARFHEAEAR